CTATTTTTATTTCTCCCCAATTATTTAGGGGAGTTTTATTTTTTTAAATATGATTGTTCAAGATGGTAAAGAACAGTCACTAATTTATGCTATAGCATTTTTTGATGACTATCATAGAGATAGAAACAGCGTGACATCCGATGTCATTCAGCGGTGTTTATTATTTTACCCTTTATGTATATACTTTCTTTGTATGAATATATATAACCAAAAGGATGCAAATGTACGTAAAACGTGGCTTTTGATGGCCGTGTTTTTTGGTGTGGTAATTGGTATCGGCTGGGTGGTTAGTCAATATTACCAAGATCCAAGTATTCTCTATATCGCAGTTATTTTTAGCATAGGTATGAATTTTATAAGCTACTGGTTTTCCGACAAAATTGTTTTGGCTTTACATAAAGCCAAAGCAGTGGAATTAAAATCAAACCCAGAACTTTTTAGAATTTTAGAAAATTTAACTATTACAGCTGGTTTACCCCTACCCAGATTTTTTGTAATTAACGATCCCGCTCCCAACGCTTTTGCTACCGGTAGAAATGCCAAACACGCGGTGGTGGCGGTTACATCGGGTCTGTTAGAAAAATTAGACAGGTCCGAAATCGAAGGCGTGTTAGCGCACGAGCTTTCACATATCGGAAACAGAGATATGTTGGTCTCAACTGTAGCTGTTGTTTTGGTTGGTTTTGTTTCTATTATTTCTGATATGTTTATGAGATCCTTATGGTTTAGAGGTGGCGATAATGATAATAGGGGAAGCAATGGAATAATTATTATTGTTGGAATTTTACTTTCTATATTAGCGCCAATTTTTGCTACGCTGATTCATTTAGCAATTTCTCGTAAGCGCGAATTTTTAGCTGATGCTTCGGCTGTTTTGTTAACGCGCTATCCTGAAGGCTTGGTTTCGGCTTTAAAGAAAATTTCTCAATACGATCATCAACCAATTCGTACAGCAACTAATGCCACCGCTCATTTGTTTTTTGAAAATCCATTTGGAGCCGACGCAGATGGCGATGGCATTCCCGATCACAAACAAAAAGTGCCTTGGCTGGCTAAATTATTTTCTACTCACCCCCCAATAGAAGAGCGTATAAAAGCTTTGCAGGGGTTGACCCCGTAGTAACTTGAGCTGAAGGTTTTTAATATCAAACCAAATTTGGTAGTGGATTACTTAATCAATGGTTTAGTGAGTATCTTTGTGTAAAGAGAATCTAAATTTAAAAACCTTGGTTTGATTACAGCTCAACTACTACGGGGTTGAAAGTTTAGAAATTTAGAGTTATATTTTTAATATGAAAAAACAAGCTATTGTTAAAACTAAGTATGGCGATCACCTGATTGTTTTGGAGCGAGATGGCAAAAATTATATGGTAACTGTGCCTGGTTTGCGGGAAATAATAACCCAAGGAGAAAATATTGCTCATGCTAAAGATATGGCCAAAGAGGCTATCGAATTAACGATAGAATGTTTGGTTGAAGAAAATATAAAGAATAATAAAAAAATTTCTTTTAAGAAACTGGCTAAGCAATTTGCAACGATTAATGCATGAGTATAATCCCGATTCTTAGCTCGCGTCAGCTACTTTCCGTCCTGCTTAGAGCAGGGCTCAAAATTATTAGGCAAAATGGAAGCCATATTCGGCTTTATAATCCTGTAACAAAAAGAAGTACAACTTTGTCGATGCACGCAAGAGATTTATCCCGCAAGATAATTACTGGAATAATAAAACAGACTGGTTTGTCTGTTAAAGAGTTTCTTGATATTTTGGGCAAGTAATAAAGGAGGAGTCGCATGTGGGTTTGGAATAAAAGTTTTTATTCCAAACGGGTTTCATCAAGTTGTTAATACGGCGGAGAGGTCGCATAGTGGTCTAGTGCGCTCGCTTGGAAAGCGAGTGTGGGGAAACCCACCGCGAGTTCGAATCTCGCCCTCTCCGCCGTGTTTATAATTAAAAGAAACCCCGGAACTAGTGCACCGCCTTGGAAAGGCGGCATACCTTTACCGGTATCGTGGGTTCAAATCCCACCTCCTCCGCCAGTTAGGAAGTCCGGTGTTAAACATACCACTCTTACAAAAATTGAGAGTAATGTGGTTATAAAGCCAAGCGTGCAAACGGTCGCCAAGATTGCCAAAGCGTTAGATGTTCTAATGGAAGATTTGCTATAATAAAAAGGTCAATTATAAAAATTAAACTGAAAGGATGTAAAAAATATGAAAACTCTAAAATGCGACCTATGCGAAGCAACAGCAGAAGGCGAAACATTTGAAGCGTGGATGAAGGCTCTCATGCCTCACTACATGAAAGCTCACGCTGACGTGATGAATGACCCTAAAAAGACTAAGGAAGACCAGCAGAAGTGGATGGTTGAAAATAAAGCAAGGTTTGAAGCTACTTAGAATAAGGTCGAACAAATTAACAAACTAACTTAAAAAACTATGAAAAAATTTACTTGTAGAGAAATGGGCGGTCCGTGCGATACAGAGTTTGCAGGAGAAACCATGCACGATGTCGGCGGAATGGGCGGCAAGCATATTATGAGCACGACTGACGAAGCTCATAAACCGCTACGCGAGCAAATGGCTAAATCCACAAAAGAAGAACAAGATAAGTGGTTTGTGTGGTTCAAGGGTTTGTGGGACAAGAAAGCCGAGGTCTAGTTTTTAGAATGTAATCAAAAATAAAAACTTATGATAGAAATAAATACGTTACAGATCAATGTTATTGCTGTACTGGTGGCAACAGTTGTGACTTTCATTCTCGGATTTTTTTGGTACGCTAAACTTTTTGCGAAACCGTGGATGAGAGAAATGGGCTATGACCCCAACATGAGACCTGATGGAAAAACAATGGTAAAAGGCATGGCACTCATGGTTATTGGAAATTTCCTTTTCGCGTGGGTTCTTGCGTTCTACTTTGCAGGCTGGCGGCTTCTTCCGGGTGGGCCTGCCGAATTTGGGACACTAGCCTTTGCACTTAATTCTGGCCTCTCTGTGTGGATTGGGTTTTTTCTCTCCGTTCATTTGAGTAAAGTTGCTTGGGAAAAACATTCATGGAAGTTATTCTTCATTAACAGTGGATATCATTTGGTTGCGACAGGAGTTGTTGCCCTTATTCTTGCGTATTGGATATAAAAGTAATGTCACTCCGAAGGTTGAACCTTCACTAGTTTGAGTTAAGGCTTAACGGGCGTGGTTGGTATGATTTTTAATCAGTGATAAAATAGTGGTATGGAAAATTCTAAAAAAATTAAATGGGTTTTGCGTATTGCCGCCGCCGGAGAATTTGCTGGTCATGGCGTTTTTGCTTTGCAAGGCAAAAAAGCGTGGGTAGAATGGTTTTCTATTTTTGGAGTTTCTGATACAAGCCTCGCAACTCAACTTTTGTTTTTTATTGGTTTATTAGATATTACACTCGCCATCCTTATTTTAATAAAGCCTATTCCCATCGCGCTTTTATGGATGACATTCTGGGGATTTTGGACGGCGTTGATGCGCCCAATAGCTGGCGAGCCAATTTGGGATTTTGTGGAGCGTTGGGCCAATTGGGGCGTGCCATTGGCTTTGCTTCTTTTAATTGGCTGGCCCAAAAAATTTCGGGAATGGTTTAGGTAGCTTTATGTTAAGCTACTTGCATTTTTTAGGGATTCAGGTACTATTGGTAAAAGCTTAATCAATAAAAATAAAAATATATGGCAAACAGTGCATTTATGAAACCAATGAATATCAGTTCCGAGTTAGCTGAAGTCGTTGGTAAGGGGCCTATGCCTCGTTCGGAAGTTGTTAAAAAACTCTGGGTCTATATTAAAAAGAACGGTCTTCAAGATACTGTTAACAAGCGCAATATAAACGCCGATGCCAACCTTAAGAAAGTTTTCGGCGGTAAGGGTACGGTTAGTATGTTTGAAATGACCAAGCTTGTTTCCAAACATCTTTCCTAAAATATCTTTGTGTAAAAGCAAGAACATCCTAATTTATTTAGGGTGTTTTTGAATTAGCCCTTAAAGAGTTGGTCAGCTCAATTTGGTTGACCTACTGATACACTTTTGATACACTGAATTGATGCCTACTGCAAAAACTAGAATCAATATAAGTTTGCCAGACGAAGTCAAAGAAGCACTTCAAAAGCTGGCTAAGCGTGACCGAGTGCCCGAAGCTACCAAAGCCGCTCGGTTGCTCGAGGTTGCTTTGGAAGTAGAGGAAGATTTATTTTGGAATGAAATTGCCGAAAAACGGGATAAAAAACAGGCTAAATTTATTTCTCACGCTAACGCTTGGAAGTAATGTTTAAAATATTTTATCATTATTTGGTAACGCAAGATGATATTCCAAAACTATCGACTGTATGGAAAAAGAATATTCGGCGCGCTATTGAAACAAAATTAATAACAAATCCGGAGGTTTATGGCAAACCACTCCGCCGATCGCTCAAAAATTACCGCAAACTCCGCGTGGGGGATTATAGGGTTATTTTTAGAATTGATGGCAGTAGTGTCAAAATATTTGTTATTCAACATAGATCCATCGTTTATTCTGTTATTGAAAAACGTATTGGAGTCTGATATTGTCTTTCGTATATAATATAAATCCCGCACCTTTTCAGAGTAAAACATTTATACGTTTAAAAGGTGCGGGATAAATAACATGTAGATGTGATCATCGCGCATTTTGGCAACGGTGGATAATTTTACGTGTGTTTGCTGTTGCAGAAAATATATTGTGTTATAATTAAAACAATTTACTAGTTCTAATTTTTTTAACGTGAATAATATTTTACCAATTTTAACAGGTATCGCCATGATTGGCGGTTCGGTTTTGGCTTTGGAAGGCGTAAATAAAATCGCTGGCGGCGAATTTTATTTGGCCAGTGTCAGCCATTTAGCCCAAGAATCTGCGCAAACAGCCGCGGCTGTGGTTGAGTCGCAACCATCAACCGCAGAACAGTATATGCCACCATCAGCTCCAACCCCTCCGCCCGCGCCAGCTGAATCAACGGTTACTACATCTAGTTCAGGAGTTCAAACATCATCTGTATCTTCACCAACTCAAAATCAAATGGAGGGTCAGAATAATAATGGTGATAATAATAGAGAAAACAAGGAGAATTTTCAAGAGTTTATTGACCCAAAACAAATACAAGATGGTTTAAGGAATATGAATCAGTTTAGAAATGAACTGCGCCGTACCATCCGTGATGTTAGAAGGCAAGCCAGCGAAACAGATATGGTAGAACTTACGAGCGTTTTGGCCGAAGTAGATAAATTATACGCCACCGCAGCTAATTCATCCGATTTAAATGATGCCAATGATGCTGTGCGAGAATTTTATGATAATCAATTTTGGGATAAAATAAATAGCGTTAGAGCGCGCTTACAAATTCCTAAAGAAATAAAACAAATAAGCCAGTCTATTAAGCGTTTGGATAAGATACTTCTGACTAAAAATATTCAAAATATCGGCTTAGATATAGCTAAAGCCCAAGGGACGCTAGCCGAAATGAAACAAGCCGCCGATAAAGTTCAAAGTTTATATAATAGTGGTGAGTATCAAGATGCCCAAGAAGAAATGAGGCTTTTCCACGAGGGTGGTCACCCCGGCGAGATTGAAGGTGTTATCTTTAGGATTCGTGACATCAAAAATATGGCCAAGCGGGTTAAAGACGCTACCGTTAGGGCCGAAATAGATGGAGTTTTGCAGGAAGTTATAGACACTTTTAACGCCGGTGAATACCGCGACGCCCGCGAAACTTTGGATGAATATGCCGACGACCTCCAGCGCCTAATTAGCCAACTTGTCCAAAGCCAGTCGCGCCGAGGTTACAGCCGCACCAACTCGATTTCCCGAGTCAAAAATTTGGAAGAATTGGTTGTAAAAAAACTTCAAGAGAGCGGTCAAGCTACTGGCACAGTTAATCCTTTTGCGAGGTAAAAATTATAAGGTCTGACTTCCTAGGGGGTCAGGCCTTTTTGTAAAAATTAAAAAATATAATAATAAAAAATAAATAAATTAGGCCAATATGAAAAAATCAATAATCGTTTCATTATTAATAAGTTTGACGTTGGTGCTTTCGGCCCAAGCTCAAACATCTTCTTCTCCAACTTCGATAGAAGATCTGCAAAAACAGATCCAGCTCTTGTTGAGTCAGATGAGTTCGCTCCAAAAAGAGATTACAACTTTAAAATCATCCACGTCAAACGTGGCAGTGCCCGTTGCGCCAACAACTTCTTCCATAGCGCCACCGCCCAATATTTCTTTACCCTTTGTGCGACCCACTTCACCATTCACTTCGCCGGAGATAGACGAATCGGAAGTGACTGGAACTGA
The nucleotide sequence above comes from bacterium. Encoded proteins:
- a CDS encoding SWIB/MDM2 domain-containing protein, with product MANSAFMKPMNISSELAEVVGKGPMPRSEVVKKLWVYIKKNGLQDTVNKRNINADANLKKVFGGKGTVSMFEMTKLVSKHLS
- a CDS encoding helix-turn-helix transcriptional regulator, which produces MFIIKRNPGTSAPPWKGGIPLPVSWVQIPPPPPVRKSGVKHTTLTKIESNVVIKPSVQTVAKIAKALDVLMEDLL
- a CDS encoding type II toxin-antitoxin system HicB family antitoxin yields the protein MKKQAIVKTKYGDHLIVLERDGKNYMVTVPGLREIITQGENIAHAKDMAKEAIELTIECLVEENIKNNKKISFKKLAKQFATINA
- a CDS encoding M48 family metallopeptidase, whose protein sequence is MNIYNQKDANVRKTWLLMAVFFGVVIGIGWVVSQYYQDPSILYIAVIFSIGMNFISYWFSDKIVLALHKAKAVELKSNPELFRILENLTITAGLPLPRFFVINDPAPNAFATGRNAKHAVVAVTSGLLEKLDRSEIEGVLAHELSHIGNRDMLVSTVAVVLVGFVSIISDMFMRSLWFRGGDNDNRGSNGIIIIVGILLSILAPIFATLIHLAISRKREFLADASAVLLTRYPEGLVSALKKISQYDHQPIRTATNATAHLFFENPFGADADGDGIPDHKQKVPWLAKLFSTHPPIEERIKALQGLTP
- a CDS encoding ribbon-helix-helix protein, CopG family — encoded protein: MPTAKTRINISLPDEVKEALQKLAKRDRVPEATKAARLLEVALEVEEDLFWNEIAEKRDKKQAKFISHANAWK
- a CDS encoding DUF1761 domain-containing protein, whose product is MIEINTLQINVIAVLVATVVTFILGFFWYAKLFAKPWMREMGYDPNMRPDGKTMVKGMALMVIGNFLFAWVLAFYFAGWRLLPGGPAEFGTLAFALNSGLSVWIGFFLSVHLSKVAWEKHSWKLFFINSGYHLVATGVVALILAYWI
- a CDS encoding type II toxin-antitoxin system HicA family toxin — encoded protein: MSIIPILSSRQLLSVLLRAGLKIIRQNGSHIRLYNPVTKRSTTLSMHARDLSRKIITGIIKQTGLSVKEFLDILGK
- a CDS encoding type II toxin-antitoxin system RelE/ParE family toxin, producing the protein MFKIFYHYLVTQDDIPKLSTVWKKNIRRAIETKLITNPEVYGKPLRRSLKNYRKLRVGDYRVIFRIDGSSVKIFVIQHRSIVYSVIEKRIGV